The window CGGTTAATTTCGTTAGTTCCTTCGAATATACGATTGATGCGTGAATCACGGTACATTCTTTCAATCTCATATTCTTGCATGAACCCATATCCACCGTGCAGCTGAACACCTTCATCCACGATATAATCCAATACTTCGGAAGTGAAGAATTTATTCAATGAACACTCAATCGCATACTCCGCAATGGATTTTGCTACTTCAGCCCCATTTTTCACTTCTTCATCCGTTAATCGGCTCATGCGATCCTCGAATAGCCCAACAGTACGGTATACAGAGCTTTCCGCAGCATACAATTTTGATGCCATTGTTGACAATTTCTCTTTCGTTAAATTAAATGAAGAGATTGCCGTTTTGAATTGCTGACGTTGATTTGTGTATTGAACCGTTACTTCAAATGCCCTCTTACTGGCACCAACAGCACCTACGCCTAATTTATAGCGTCCGATATTCAAGATATTAAAGGCAATGACATGCCCTTTACCGGCTTCTCCCAATAGATTTTCAACCGGAACCTCGGCATCCTCAAGAATCAGCGTTCTAGTCGACGAGCTCTTTATCCCCATTTTCTTTTCTTCAGGACCAGTCGATACGCCCGGATACTCTCTCTCAACGATAAATGCAGAGAAATGTTCACCATCGATTTTGGCATAGACAACAAACACATCAGCGAATGCAGAGTTTGTGATCCATTGTTTTTCACCGTTCAAAATATAATGCGTGCCTTCTGCATTCAGCTTTGCAGTAGTTTTTGCACCGAGCGCATCAGAGCCTGAACCTGGCTCTGTCAATGCATAGGCTGCCAGTTTTTCCCCTGTTGCCAATTCAGGCAAGTATTTTTGCTTCTGTGATTCATTTCCGAACAGAACAATCGGTAATGAGCCGATTCCAACATGGGCGCC is drawn from Falsibacillus albus and contains these coding sequences:
- a CDS encoding acyl-CoA dehydrogenase family protein produces the protein MSNQTDKLVKGGSFLIEDVSYEQVFTPEDYTDEQKMIAKTTEDFVLNEVVPEVEHLENHEFDRSVKLLKQAGELGLLGADVPEEYGGLALDKVSSALISEKMSRAGGFSISHGAHVGIGSLPIVLFGNESQKQKYLPELATGEKLAAYALTEPGSGSDALGAKTTAKLNAEGTHYILNGEKQWITNSAFADVFVVYAKIDGEHFSAFIVEREYPGVSTGPEEKKMGIKSSSTRTLILEDAEVPVENLLGEAGKGHVIAFNILNIGRYKLGVGAVGASKRAFEVTVQYTNQRQQFKTAISSFNLTKEKLSTMASKLYAAESSVYRTVGLFEDRMSRLTDEEVKNGAEVAKSIAEYAIECSLNKFFTSEVLDYIVDEGVQLHGGYGFMQEYEIERMYRDSRINRIFEGTNEINRLLVPGTYLRKAMKGELPLLQKAQALQEELMMMMPEEVGDEALDQEKYLVKNAKKIGLMIAGLAAQKFGKALDKEQEVLVNIADIVSNAYAMESVVLRTEKAIEKNGLDKSKQKLLYTQIFCQEAFNEIEQHAKETLVAVEHGDSLRMMLSALRKFTRHTPINIIAKKREASEKLIDVEKYTV